AGCAGGTATATGTCCAACTTGGATATGTCCACGCGAGGAGCATAACGCCCGGACGGCGGTTTGGCAACTGCCGCAGCCTACGTTCCGACTTTGAAGGCGATCATCTCCTGCGCCGCGCCCGACGCGGTCTTGGCGTTCACCTGGATGATGTATTCACCGGCGGCGAGCGAGGCGAGCGGAAAGTCGATCAGGTACGGCTTCCCTTCCGCCGCCTGTATCGGCACGTCGGCCATGGCCGTGCCGGCGCGATTGAGGAGCCTGGCGGTGACTTCCGGCGCCCCGCCGCCGGCGGCGTAGGCGTCGAGCCGTACCAGCAGCCGCTCGGCGCGGCTGAACTCGCGCGTGGCGGTCGGCGGCGCGTCGGCGTTGTTGCGGACCAGCAGCGCCTCCCGCGCGGTGCGGGCGCGATAGAGGCGCGGCGTGCTGAAGGAGACTTGCGTGCGCGCGTAATCCGGCACGGTCAGCGACTGCGTGCTGGTGTCGATCACCTGGCCGCGCGCGTTCTCCACCACCATCCGCAGATCGATCTGCCCGGGCGGCGCGGCGAACGTCACCGCCGCCCCGGCCGGAGACGGCGCCGCGGCAGACCCCGTGGTCGCCGCCGTGCCGCCCGATGCCGGCGCCGCTGCGCCATCGCCGGCGTCGGCGGACCCGACCGGACCGCGGAACAGCGGACTGCCGTCCGCGCCGGTCGCGGTGAGCACCACGCGCGCGGCGGCGTCGCTGACGCGGGCGTCGGCGGAGGCGCCGAGCGGCTCCCAGACGAACGTGACCCGGGTCTTCCCGTCCGGCTGGCGGGCGGTGCCGGTCCAGAACCGGGCCGGCAGTCCGGCGCGGTTCGGCTCGACGATCTTGTTCAGCGCGTTGGCGACGTCGGGCGGCGGGCCTGCCTTGGGCGGAGCCGTCGCGCGGGCCGCGTCCTCCGCCGTGTAGGCGTAGTAGCCCTTGCGCGCGCGCACCTCCACGCTCGGCCGCTTGACCCGCACCTCGATGCTGTGGAACTTGCCGTCCGTCGGCGCCGCCGAGGACGTGTAGCCGAGCAGGTAGTAGCCGCTCGCGTCGCGCATGATCTGCTTCATGCCGGCCGCGAGATCGTTGCGGTTGACGATCGCGCGCCCGTCGGTGTTGTTGGCGAGCACGTGCAGCGAGTCGATCGACGCGTTCAGGTCCTGCCGGTCCTGCTGCACCCCGACGCGCTGGTTGATGTCGTACTCGAACACGGCGAGGCCGCGCGGATCCACCGCGTAGATCGACGTGTTGTTCCGGTTCACCGTGTCGTAGACCTCGCGCAGCCGCGACAGCTGCTCGGCCTGATTGAAGAACCGCTGCGAGTCGGCGCGCGGGTCCTGTATGTTCTGGTTCGGCTGCGGGCGCGGCCCGGCGATCCCCGGCATCGCCGCGACCGGCTCGTTCAACTGCGCCGGCACCGTGCTGGTGAACCCTTCGCTCACGAAGATGATCGACTTGCGCCCGTCGCGCATGCCGCCGAGCCGCACCGCCGCCCCCTTGAGCGCGTCCATCGTCACGTCGTTGCGGATCTTCTCGACCGTCTGCACCGGGTAGTAGGCGTAGCGTTCCTCGAACTCGTTGCGCGGC
The genomic region above belongs to Vicinamibacterales bacterium and contains:
- a CDS encoding VWA domain-containing protein; this translates as MRVHARLFATGTLAAALVLHGAAQQPAPPQPAPASAQPQQQPPPPAQPPPAGQRPPVIRSGINFVSVDVIVTDKKSGEVVLDLKQEDFDVREDKRPQKVETFDVVKIDALVAATNPKEIRSTYDEESEARQPNVRLFVVLLDDYHVRRGNDLAVKKPLIDFVSTQLAPQDMVAFMYPLTPVTALTFTRNRDSMIAAINKFEGRKGLYEPRNEFEERYAYYPVQTVEKIRNDVTMDALKGAAVRLGGMRDGRKSIIFVSEGFTSTVPAQLNEPVAAMPGIAGPRPQPNQNIQDPRADSQRFFNQAEQLSRLREVYDTVNRNNTSIYAVDPRGLAVFEYDINQRVGVQQDRQDLNASIDSLHVLANNTDGRAIVNRNDLAAGMKQIMRDASGYYLLGYTSSAAPTDGKFHSIEVRVKRPSVEVRARKGYYAYTAEDAARATAPPKAGPPPDVANALNKIVEPNRAGLPARFWTGTARQPDGKTRVTFVWEPLGASADARVSDAAARVVLTATGADGSPLFRGPVGSADAGDGAAAPASGGTAATTGSAAAPSPAGAAVTFAAPPGQIDLRMVVENARGQVIDTSTQSLTVPDYARTQVSFSTPRLYRARTAREALLVRNNADAPPTATREFSRAERLLVRLDAYAAGGGAPEVTARLLNRAGTAMADVPIQAAEGKPYLIDFPLASLAAGEYIIQVNAKTASGAAQEMIAFKVGT